A genomic stretch from Panthera uncia isolate 11264 chromosome E3, Puncia_PCG_1.0, whole genome shotgun sequence includes:
- the INTS15 gene encoding integrator complex subunit 15 isoform X3, which yields MSDIRHSLLRRDALSAAKEVLYHLDIYFSSQLQSAPLPIVDKGPVELLEEFVFQVPKERGAQPKRLNSLQELQLLEIMCNYFQEQTKDSVRQIIFSSLFSPQGNKADDSRMSLLGKLVSMAVAVCRIPVLECAASWLQRTPVVYCVRLARALVDDYCCLVPGSVQTLKQIFSASPRFCCQFITSVTALYDLSSDDLIPPLDLLEMIVSWIFEDPRLILITFLNTPIAANLPIGFLELTPLTGLIRWCVKAPLAYKRKKKPSLSNGHVATKVTKDSGGMDRDPHLLYSKLHLNVLQVLMMLQVHLTEKNLYGRLGLVLFDHMVPLVEEINRLADELNPLNASQEIELSLDRLAQALQVAMASGALLCTRVCS from the exons ATGAGCGACATCCGCCACTCGCTGCTGCGCCGCGACGCGCTGAGCGCCGCCAAGGAGGTGCTGTACCACCTGGACATCTACTTCAGCAGCCAGCTGCAGAGCGCGCCGCTGCCCATCGTGGACAAGGGCCCCGTGGAGCTGCTCGAGGAGTTCGTGTTCCAGGTGCCCAAGGAGCGCGGCGCGCAGCCCAAG AGGTTGAATTCACTTCAGGAGCTCCAACTTCTTGAAATCATGTGCAATTATTTCCAGGAGCAAACCAAGGACTCTGTCCGGCAGATTATTTTCTCATCCCTTTTCAGCCCCCAAGGGAACAAGGCTGATGACAGCCGGATGAgcttgttgggaaaactggtgtCCATGGCGGTGGCTGTTTGTCGGATCCCAGTGTTGGAGTGTGCAGCCTCCTGGCTCCAG CGGACGCCGGTGGTCTACTGCGTGAGGTTAGCCAGGGCCCTGGTGGACGACTACTGCTGTCTGGTGCCCGGATCCGTGCAGACGCTGAAGCAGATATTCAGTGCCAGCCCTCGCTTCTGCTGCCAGTTCATCACGTCCGTCACTGCGCTCTATGACCTGTCGTCAG ATGACCTCATCCCACCGTTGGACTTGCTCGAGATGATTGTCAGCTGGATTTTTGAGGACCCGAGGTTGATTCTCATCACTTTTTTAAATACCCCGATTGCCGCCAACCTCCCAATAGGATTTTTAGAGCTCACGCCGCTCACTGGATTGATCCGCTGGTGTGTGAAGGCCCCTCTGGCTTATAAACGGAAGAAGAAGCCCTCCTTGTCCAACGGGCACGTCGCCACCAAAGTTACAAAGGACTCGGGAGGGATGGACAGAGACCCCCACCTCCTGTACTCGAAACTCCACCTCAACGTCCTCCAGGTCCTCATGATGCTGCAGGTGCACTTAACCGAGAAGAATCTTTATGGGCGCCTGGGGCTCGTCCTGTTTGACCACATGGTCCCACTGGTGGAGGAGATCAACAGGTTGGCGGATGAACTGAACCCCCTAAACGCCTCCCAGGAGATCGAGCTCTCTCTGGACCGGCTGGCGCAGGCCCTGCAGGTGGCCATGGCCTCCGGGGCCCTGCTGTGCACGAGAG